In Felis catus isolate Fca126 chromosome A2, F.catus_Fca126_mat1.0, whole genome shotgun sequence, the following proteins share a genomic window:
- the PPM1M gene encoding protein phosphatase 1M isoform X1, which yields MSAGWFRRRFLPGGPLPAPRPPRPRSSPVPYRRPRFLRGSGSGPGTADAPRRPDVRPVRSPARGRALPWNAGYAEIINAEKSEFNEDQAACGQLCIRRCEFGAEEDQEWLTSCPEEFLTGHYWALFDGHGGPAAAILAANTLHSCLRRQLEAVVEGMVATQPPMHLSGHSICPSDPQFVEEKGIRAEDLVIGALESAFQECDEVIGRELEASGQVGGCTALVAVSLQGKLYVANAGDSRAILVRKDEVRPLSSEFTPETERQRIQQLAFVYPELLAGEFTRLEFPRRLKGDDLGQKVLFRDYHMRGWSYKCVEKSDLKYPLIHGQGRQARLLGTLAVSRGLGDHQLRVLDTNIQLKPFLLSVPQVTVLDVDQLELQEEDVVVMATDGLWDVLSNEQVARLVRSFLPGNREDPHRFSELAQMLIHSTQGKDDGLTEEGQVSYDDISVFVIPLHSQGQRSSGH from the exons ATGTCCGCCGGCTGGTTCCGGCGCCGCTTCCTGCCCGGGGGTCCGCTGCCCGCGCCGCGGCCGCCCAGGCCGCGCTCCAGCCCCGTGCCCTACCGGCGGCCCCGCTTCCTGCGCGGCTCCGGCTCGGGCCCCGGCACCGCCGACGCTCCGCGCCGCCCCGACGTCCGGCCCGTGCGCAGTCCAGCGCGGGGCCGCGCACTGCCCTGGAACGCAGGCTACGCCGA GATCATCAATGCGGAGAAATCTGAGTTCAATGAGGATCAGGCAGCCTGTGGGCAGCTGTGCATCCGGAGATGTGAGTTTGGGGCTGAAGAGGACCAGGAGTGGCTGACCTCGTGCCCAGAGGAG TTCCTGACAGGTCATTACTGGGCACTGTTTGATGGGCATGGTGGGCCAGCTGCAGCCATCCTGGCTGCCAACACCCTGCACTCCTGCCTCCGCCGGCAGCTGGAGGCCGTGGTAGAGGGCATGGTGGCCACTCAGCCCCCCATGCACCTCAGCGGCCACAGCATCTGTCCCAGTGATCCCCAGTTTGTGGAAGAGAAGGGCATTAGGGCGGAAGATTTGGTGATCGGGGCTCTGGAGAGTGCCTTCCAGGAATGT GATGAGGTGATCGGGCGGGAGCTGGAGGCCTCAGGCCAGGTGGGCGGCTGCACAGCCCTGGTGGCTGTGTCCCTGCAGGGAAAGCTGTATGTGGCCAATGCCGGGGATAGCAG GGCCATATTGGTACGGAAAGATGAGGTTCGGCCCCTGAGCTCTGAGTTCACCCCGGAGACTGAGCGGCAGCGGATTCAGCAGCTG GCCTTTGTCTACCCTGAGCTTCTGGCTGGTGAGTTCACCCGACTGGAGTTCCCTCGGCGACTGAAGGGGGATGACTTAGGGCAGAAGGTTTTGTTCCGGGATTACCACATGAGAGGCTG GAGCTACAAGTGTGTGGAGAAGTCGGATCTCAAGTACCCACTGATCCATGGGCAGGGTAGACAG GCTCGATTACTGGGAACACTGGCCGTCTCCCGGGGCCTGGGAGACCATCAGCTCAGAGTCctggacacaaacattcagctcaagcccttcttgctctctgtcccACAG GTGACTGTCCTGGATGTGGACCAGCTGGAGCTGCAGGAGGAGGATGTGGTTGTCATGGCAACTGATGGGCTCTGGGATGTCCTATCCAATGAGCAGGTGGCACGGCTAGTGCGGAGCTTCCTCCCTGGCAACCGAGAGGACCCACACAG GTTCTCGGAGCTGGCCCAAATGCTGATACATAGCACACAGGGAAAGGACGACGGTCTCACAGAGGAAGGGCAGGTGTCCTACGATGACATCTCTGTATTCGTGATTCCCTTGCACAGCCAGGGCCAAAGGAGCAGTGGCCACTGA
- the PPM1M gene encoding protein phosphatase 1M isoform X2, translating into MSAGWFRRRFLPGGPLPAPRPPRPRSSPVPYRRPRFLRGSGSGPGTADAPRRPDVRPVRSPARGRALPWNAGYAEIINAEKSEFNEDQAACGQLCIRRCEFGAEEDQEWLTSCPEEDEVIGRELEASGQVGGCTALVAVSLQGKLYVANAGDSRAILVRKDEVRPLSSEFTPETERQRIQQLAFVYPELLAGEFTRLEFPRRLKGDDLGQKVLFRDYHMRGWSYKCVEKSDLKYPLIHGQGRQARLLGTLAVSRGLGDHQLRVLDTNIQLKPFLLSVPQVTVLDVDQLELQEEDVVVMATDGLWDVLSNEQVARLVRSFLPGNREDPHRFSELAQMLIHSTQGKDDGLTEEGQVSYDDISVFVIPLHSQGQRSSGH; encoded by the exons ATGTCCGCCGGCTGGTTCCGGCGCCGCTTCCTGCCCGGGGGTCCGCTGCCCGCGCCGCGGCCGCCCAGGCCGCGCTCCAGCCCCGTGCCCTACCGGCGGCCCCGCTTCCTGCGCGGCTCCGGCTCGGGCCCCGGCACCGCCGACGCTCCGCGCCGCCCCGACGTCCGGCCCGTGCGCAGTCCAGCGCGGGGCCGCGCACTGCCCTGGAACGCAGGCTACGCCGA GATCATCAATGCGGAGAAATCTGAGTTCAATGAGGATCAGGCAGCCTGTGGGCAGCTGTGCATCCGGAGATGTGAGTTTGGGGCTGAAGAGGACCAGGAGTGGCTGACCTCGTGCCCAGAGGAG GATGAGGTGATCGGGCGGGAGCTGGAGGCCTCAGGCCAGGTGGGCGGCTGCACAGCCCTGGTGGCTGTGTCCCTGCAGGGAAAGCTGTATGTGGCCAATGCCGGGGATAGCAG GGCCATATTGGTACGGAAAGATGAGGTTCGGCCCCTGAGCTCTGAGTTCACCCCGGAGACTGAGCGGCAGCGGATTCAGCAGCTG GCCTTTGTCTACCCTGAGCTTCTGGCTGGTGAGTTCACCCGACTGGAGTTCCCTCGGCGACTGAAGGGGGATGACTTAGGGCAGAAGGTTTTGTTCCGGGATTACCACATGAGAGGCTG GAGCTACAAGTGTGTGGAGAAGTCGGATCTCAAGTACCCACTGATCCATGGGCAGGGTAGACAG GCTCGATTACTGGGAACACTGGCCGTCTCCCGGGGCCTGGGAGACCATCAGCTCAGAGTCctggacacaaacattcagctcaagcccttcttgctctctgtcccACAG GTGACTGTCCTGGATGTGGACCAGCTGGAGCTGCAGGAGGAGGATGTGGTTGTCATGGCAACTGATGGGCTCTGGGATGTCCTATCCAATGAGCAGGTGGCACGGCTAGTGCGGAGCTTCCTCCCTGGCAACCGAGAGGACCCACACAG GTTCTCGGAGCTGGCCCAAATGCTGATACATAGCACACAGGGAAAGGACGACGGTCTCACAGAGGAAGGGCAGGTGTCCTACGATGACATCTCTGTATTCGTGATTCCCTTGCACAGCCAGGGCCAAAGGAGCAGTGGCCACTGA